The following are encoded in a window of Castanea sativa cultivar Marrone di Chiusa Pesio chromosome 5, ASM4071231v1 genomic DNA:
- the LOC142636797 gene encoding large ribosomal subunit protein bL34c — MASMTVLSSYSSLGLSCVGVGGRQTCIPSASLTFLAGSSSTTRTSITVSRNSSSHSGLLHCSFLPSCSLSFPSSFSGLSLGLDLNPNIGVRRVRRHSLVVRAGKFTLCQTKRNRSRKSLARTHGFRRRMRTTSGRAVLKRRRAKGRKVLCTKSNPNSGK; from the exons ATGGCTTCGATGACAGTGTTATCATCGTACTCCTCACTTGGGCTTTCATGTGTAGGAGTAGGAGGGAGACAAACTTGTATTCCTTCAGCTTCACTCACATTCCTTGCCGGTTCAAGTTCAACAACTAGGACCTCAATCACAGTGTCCCGTAATTCCTCCTCTCATTCTGGGCTTCTTCACTGCTCCTTTCTACCCTCCTGCTCCCTCTCTTTCCCTTCTTCCTTCTCAG GTTTAtctttgggtttggatttgaaTCCCAATATTGGGGTCAGAAGAGTTAGACGCCACAGCCTAGTTGTGAGGGCTGGGAAGTTTACTCTTTGTCAGACAAAGAGAAACAGGTCACGTAAGTCTCTAGCTCGTACTCATGGCTTCCGTAGACGGATGAGAACCACCAGTGGTAGAGCAGTCTTGAAGCGCAGACGTGCCAAGGGACGGAAGGTCCTCTGCACAAAGTCCAATCCAAACAGTGGGAAGTGA